In Desulfosediminicola ganghwensis, a single window of DNA contains:
- the larA gene encoding nickel-dependent lactate racemase, translating to MKFELKYGEGTIEVEVPDSADVTVLEPNKIAAVPSVEQALIEALVNAGEKDASLLPDLKEGQKVAIAVPDETRPLPVKKVLPIVLKWLYEHAPALKPENVTVIVGGGLHPPLEQDDLDRLVPAEVAPGCARISHDAVNSPIKDFGTTSSGSPVQVNAVYGEADYKIVIGQIDPHQFVGFTGGAKGVIIGCGSEKTIEHNHGLMFNEQARVGVLEENPVRQDLNEAGELVGVNLAVNMVMAPNKDVIKIMVGKPLDTLSEGTKSCAALYGVGIDEKFDIVIASCGGYPKDICLYQAQKGLNLASQAVKPGGKILLLAASPQGVGDDVYLNYVSKFETPQQVVSDFRAKGFKMGAHKAFLFGRTLDQFDVAVTSELDPAILKQCQLRAARPEEALSEWLDGFEGTPRIGIIMNANTMYYYEKEK from the coding sequence ATGAAGTTTGAATTAAAATATGGTGAAGGAACTATTGAAGTTGAAGTTCCGGATTCAGCCGATGTAACAGTGTTGGAGCCAAACAAGATTGCAGCGGTGCCATCAGTTGAGCAGGCGCTAATCGAGGCTCTGGTAAATGCCGGAGAAAAAGATGCGAGTCTGCTGCCTGATTTGAAAGAAGGGCAGAAGGTTGCCATCGCAGTGCCTGATGAAACCAGACCTTTGCCTGTCAAGAAGGTGCTGCCAATCGTTTTGAAATGGCTGTATGAACATGCGCCTGCACTGAAGCCGGAGAATGTGACCGTCATTGTCGGGGGTGGGCTTCATCCGCCGCTGGAGCAGGATGATCTCGACAGGTTGGTTCCAGCCGAGGTGGCGCCAGGCTGTGCACGAATTTCCCATGATGCGGTCAATAGCCCAATAAAAGATTTCGGTACCACCAGCAGTGGTTCCCCTGTACAGGTGAACGCGGTCTATGGTGAGGCTGATTATAAAATAGTGATCGGTCAGATCGATCCCCACCAGTTCGTAGGATTTACCGGTGGTGCGAAAGGTGTGATTATCGGTTGCGGCAGCGAAAAAACCATCGAGCATAACCACGGCCTCATGTTCAATGAGCAGGCACGTGTGGGTGTGCTCGAAGAGAACCCGGTTCGTCAGGATCTCAATGAGGCTGGTGAGCTGGTCGGCGTTAACCTCGCCGTGAATATGGTAATGGCACCGAACAAAGACGTTATCAAGATTATGGTCGGTAAGCCCCTCGATACCTTGTCTGAGGGTACCAAAAGCTGTGCCGCTCTCTACGGCGTAGGTATTGATGAAAAGTTTGACATTGTCATCGCCAGTTGTGGTGGTTACCCGAAAGACATCTGTCTTTATCAGGCACAAAAGGGTTTGAACCTCGCATCACAGGCGGTTAAGCCAGGCGGTAAGATCCTGCTGCTTGCAGCTTCTCCCCAGGGAGTAGGCGACGATGTATACCTCAATTACGTTTCCAAGTTTGAAACCCCACAGCAAGTTGTAAGCGATTTTAGGGCGAAAGGTTTCAAGATGGGCGCCCACAAAGCATTTCTTTTTGGCCGTACTCTCGATCAGTTTGATGTAGCGGTTACATCCGAACTCGATCCGGCCATTCTGAAGCAGTGCCAGCTGCGTGCAGCACGTCCGGAAGAGGCTCTAAGCGAGTGGCTGGACGGATTCGAGGGAACTCCCCGTATTGGCATAATCATGAATGCAAATACCATGTACTACTACGAGAAAGAGAAGTAG
- a CDS encoding sigma-54 interaction domain-containing protein produces MKWNTDTRYKLLLDINNAIATEKNSESLFQALSKELHKHFEHDRLAIILYDQENGSINYFAAADGVQPGGVVANNSRPLANGAIAKIAIRSGQPAVFDDLSQYKDLSSVGDLIKAGLTSTMVFPMIVRDKTIGTINFSYRQKPNYISELTELLKSVTQQIAIAVDNMLAYSSLEHKNKHLKEKNKYLLSNTQDYKADGFFYASDCMREVIELLDKVARTDETILLTGETGTGKDFLARLIHERSHRSNHLFVKTNCPGLTSSLFESELFGHSKGAFTGADNNRLGRFELANKGTIFLDEIGELPIAMQSKLLQVLQEKQFERVGESSSTPVDVRIIAATNVDLLENVQNGEFRQDLYYRLETVTIEVPPLRKRPEDIPLLITNINASESERMNRPAPIYTEQVLDTLSGYTWPGNIRELRNLVRRLIILHPGERIGSDEIEKTFSLKATTQEKPDNFQTLQQAERDHIIDALSSCKGIIGGKKGAAHLLGIPRSTLQYRIKKLGINPAEI; encoded by the coding sequence ATGAAGTGGAATACAGATACCCGATATAAACTGTTGCTCGACATTAACAACGCCATTGCTACAGAGAAAAACAGTGAGAGTTTGTTCCAGGCCCTATCCAAGGAACTTCATAAACATTTTGAACATGACCGGCTGGCAATCATTCTCTATGATCAGGAGAATGGGTCGATCAACTACTTCGCCGCCGCAGACGGTGTACAACCCGGTGGAGTTGTTGCCAATAATTCCCGGCCACTGGCCAATGGCGCAATTGCTAAAATCGCCATCCGCTCAGGCCAGCCCGCAGTTTTCGACGATCTCAGTCAATACAAGGATCTTAGTTCGGTAGGTGACCTGATCAAGGCAGGCCTTACCTCAACCATGGTTTTCCCGATGATCGTCCGGGACAAAACCATCGGAACAATCAACTTCAGCTACCGACAAAAGCCAAATTATATCAGTGAGCTTACAGAACTCCTGAAATCGGTAACCCAACAGATAGCTATCGCCGTCGACAACATGCTGGCCTACAGTTCGCTTGAGCATAAAAATAAACACCTCAAAGAGAAAAACAAATACCTGCTCTCAAACACCCAGGATTATAAAGCTGACGGCTTTTTCTATGCATCCGATTGCATGAGAGAGGTAATAGAGCTCCTCGACAAAGTCGCCAGAACTGATGAAACAATCCTGCTCACCGGCGAGACCGGAACAGGAAAAGATTTTCTGGCCCGGCTCATTCACGAGCGCAGCCATCGCAGCAATCATCTTTTTGTAAAGACGAATTGCCCCGGTCTTACCTCATCGCTCTTTGAGAGTGAACTTTTCGGCCACTCCAAAGGTGCTTTTACAGGTGCTGACAATAACCGACTGGGCCGATTTGAACTGGCGAACAAGGGCACCATCTTCCTCGACGAGATTGGTGAATTGCCTATTGCCATGCAATCCAAACTGCTCCAGGTCCTGCAGGAAAAACAGTTCGAACGCGTGGGTGAAAGTTCTTCCACTCCGGTTGATGTTCGTATTATTGCAGCCACCAATGTCGATCTGCTCGAGAATGTGCAAAACGGTGAATTCCGGCAGGATCTCTACTATCGCCTGGAAACTGTCACCATCGAAGTACCTCCTCTCAGGAAACGGCCCGAGGATATTCCTCTCCTTATCACCAACATCAACGCCAGCGAATCTGAGCGTATGAACCGGCCGGCGCCGATATACACCGAACAGGTACTGGACACACTCTCCGGGTATACCTGGCCCGGTAATATCCGTGAACTCCGCAATCTGGTCCGGCGCCTGATCATTCTTCACCCTGGTGAGAGAATCGGCTCTGACGAAATTGAAAAAACCTTTTCACTGAAAGCTACAACCCAGGAAAAACCTGATAATTTCCAGACTCTTCAGCAGGCGGAACGTGATCACATCATCGATGCGCTCAGCTCCTGCAAAGGAATTATCGGTGGTAAAAAAGGCGCCGCCCATCTGCTCGGTATTCCCCGTTCTACCTTGCAGTATCGCATTAAAAAGCTTGGCATTAACCCTGCCGAAATCTAG
- the larE gene encoding ATP-dependent sacrificial sulfur transferase LarE, with amino-acid sequence MTDHDKLTDLKAYFEKLGTIAVAFSGGVDSTFVACLAERVLGDKAIAITVDSPYIPRWEIDEAKELAASIGIRHELVTVEIPEEIASNPFNRCYLCKTALFTLIQEKARDLGFTNVADGSNFDDTKDYRPGLKALSELRVKSPLMENQWTKDEIRAASKELGLATHDKPAYACLLTRIPYDTRISLSDLVKIERSETYLMSLGFRAVRVRCHGDLARIEVNRNDRSKLFNEELLDSISERLKSYGFKYVAIEAAGYSMGSLNKAIPAP; translated from the coding sequence ATGACAGACCACGATAAACTCACCGACCTGAAAGCATATTTTGAAAAGCTCGGCACCATAGCCGTGGCATTCTCCGGTGGTGTGGACAGCACCTTTGTAGCCTGCCTTGCCGAACGTGTACTTGGTGACAAGGCAATCGCAATTACAGTCGATTCCCCCTATATACCCCGCTGGGAGATTGACGAGGCCAAAGAACTTGCCGCTTCTATAGGTATTCGTCACGAACTGGTCACAGTAGAAATCCCCGAAGAAATAGCCAGCAATCCCTTCAACCGCTGTTACCTATGCAAAACAGCCCTGTTTACACTTATTCAGGAGAAAGCCAGAGATTTGGGGTTTACCAACGTGGCAGATGGCTCCAACTTCGATGACACCAAAGATTATCGGCCCGGCCTGAAAGCACTGTCTGAACTCCGGGTGAAAAGTCCGCTGATGGAAAACCAGTGGACCAAAGACGAGATACGCGCTGCCTCAAAAGAGCTGGGCCTCGCAACCCATGACAAACCTGCCTACGCCTGTCTGCTGACCAGAATTCCCTATGACACCCGGATCAGTCTCTCTGATCTGGTGAAAATTGAAAGGTCCGAAACCTACTTGATGTCACTTGGCTTCCGTGCAGTACGGGTTCGCTGCCATGGCGATCTGGCACGTATCGAAGTTAACCGCAACGACCGAAGCAAACTCTTTAACGAAGAGCTGCTTGATTCGATATCCGAACGACTCAAAAGTTATGGATTCAAATATGTCGCCATAGAAGCTGCCGGTTATTCAATGGGCAGTCTCAACAAGGCGATTCCCGCCCCATAA
- a CDS encoding AMP-binding protein, with protein sequence MREFTLYDLFVRNARNNHDSTALISEIAGHENLSFGQLLSRCDRLAASLHNQGIKSGDRIALLSMNHPGFYILVGALAKIGAILVPLNWRLANDELSYILADCRPIQFFADDTQLGKARELAEPANIPVVKIEQALTASDTTPLPAISLEPDHPACIIYTAAVEGKPRGATLSHNNLLSANLQVITSMGLNSDDVNLAMLPLFHITGMNLALAVMQMGGKNVVMEKFDLERTIAITGREQVTIMGSFPPILARITDAMTETGTSLPSLKYVVGLDGPDNIKRFEDVSAAKFWILYGQAETSGFVTFSQASDKPGTAGKQGLLSNFMLVDENDVPVKQGETGEIVVRGPLVFNGYWKQPEANDFTFRNGWHHTGDLGALDEGGYLLYKGRKPEKELIKPGGENVYPAEVEAVILQHQEVEAVSVIGVPDSRFGEGVKAVCVTTHGSTLDAKSLIEFVGARIARYKKPGYVQFVESLPTLGEDGPIDRNKVKELYG encoded by the coding sequence ATGCGAGAGTTTACCCTGTATGATCTGTTCGTTCGTAATGCCAGAAACAATCACGACAGTACAGCGCTGATCTCAGAGATCGCCGGCCATGAAAACCTCAGTTTCGGCCAGCTCCTGAGCCGGTGCGATCGACTCGCAGCAAGCCTGCATAACCAGGGAATTAAAAGCGGTGATCGCATTGCTCTTTTGTCGATGAATCATCCAGGCTTTTATATCCTGGTTGGCGCCCTCGCCAAGATAGGCGCTATCCTCGTTCCATTGAACTGGCGGCTGGCTAATGATGAACTGTCCTATATCCTTGCTGACTGCAGGCCGATTCAATTTTTTGCAGATGACACCCAGCTGGGTAAGGCACGCGAATTGGCAGAACCTGCCAATATCCCGGTGGTAAAGATTGAACAGGCCCTGACGGCTTCAGATACAACTCCACTCCCCGCGATATCCCTTGAACCAGATCATCCCGCCTGCATCATCTACACCGCTGCCGTTGAGGGCAAGCCACGGGGAGCCACCCTGAGCCATAACAATCTGTTGAGTGCAAACCTGCAGGTTATAACATCCATGGGCCTGAACTCAGACGACGTAAACCTTGCCATGCTGCCGCTGTTCCACATTACCGGGATGAATCTCGCCCTGGCAGTCATGCAGATGGGCGGCAAAAACGTTGTTATGGAAAAGTTTGATCTAGAACGGACAATTGCAATCACTGGCCGTGAACAGGTAACTATCATGGGCAGTTTTCCACCGATCCTTGCCCGGATAACCGACGCCATGACAGAAACGGGCACGTCACTTCCCAGCCTCAAATATGTTGTGGGCTTAGACGGGCCGGATAACATAAAACGGTTTGAAGATGTTTCGGCAGCCAAATTCTGGATACTTTACGGCCAGGCTGAAACCTCTGGTTTCGTTACTTTTTCACAGGCTTCAGATAAACCTGGTACTGCCGGCAAGCAGGGACTTCTCAGTAACTTCATGTTGGTAGATGAAAACGACGTGCCTGTCAAGCAAGGGGAAACGGGTGAAATAGTCGTCCGCGGTCCGCTGGTATTCAATGGGTACTGGAAACAGCCTGAGGCAAACGACTTCACTTTCCGTAACGGTTGGCACCATACTGGAGATCTCGGCGCATTGGACGAAGGCGGATACCTTCTCTACAAAGGAAGAAAACCCGAAAAAGAGTTGATTAAACCCGGTGGGGAAAATGTCTATCCCGCAGAAGTTGAGGCGGTAATACTGCAGCATCAAGAGGTGGAAGCCGTTAGTGTAATCGGCGTGCCAGACTCCAGGTTTGGCGAAGGCGTCAAAGCTGTCTGCGTTACCACTCATGGCAGCACCTTAGATGCTAAGAGTCTCATCGAGTTTGTCGGGGCCAGAATCGCCCGCTACAAAAAGCCGGGCTATGTGCAGTTTGTCGAGAGTCTTCCCACACTAGGTGAGGATGGGCCAATTGACAGGAATAAGGTGAAGGAGCTTTACGGATAA
- a CDS encoding MTH938/NDUFAF3 family protein yields the protein MHKDGNGSPRILSSQWGKIEVEQLGSGRDFKLWPGGGREWDWAENGTGHARGIQIDDVKEILSHGAKVVILTRGVLMRLKVPDRTLNFIEDNDVEVIVTSTKKGVKLYNEYAEKKVPVGGLFHSTC from the coding sequence ATGCACAAAGACGGGAATGGATCACCAAGGATTTTGTCAAGCCAATGGGGAAAGATAGAAGTTGAGCAGCTCGGCAGCGGCAGGGACTTCAAGCTCTGGCCGGGTGGAGGCAGAGAGTGGGACTGGGCTGAAAATGGTACCGGTCACGCCAGAGGTATCCAGATTGACGATGTCAAGGAGATACTATCCCATGGTGCAAAAGTGGTTATCCTGACCCGCGGAGTATTGATGCGCCTGAAAGTTCCCGATAGAACTCTTAATTTCATTGAAGATAACGATGTTGAGGTGATAGTGACCTCAACCAAGAAAGGCGTGAAGCTCTATAACGAATATGCTGAGAAGAAAGTCCCGGTAGGTGGGTTGTTTCACTCAACCTGCTGA
- a CDS encoding HAD family hydrolase, whose translation MMISEQLQAIFFDFDGVLVDSTELKTQAFYTLFKEYPLQAVEEVVAYHRQHGGVSRVLKIRYAFESILKLPLKEAHLRELAKRYEDLVIQQVISAPWISGARETLGTLTGKYPLFLISGTPQPELRHIIDNRNMSHYFREVLGSPTTKIEHLRRLLSEYSLEPQRCIFVGDAHTDMCAAETHTIPFIGIRSEYQFPDGITTLPDCRKLPELLEQIGGHSAIEK comes from the coding sequence ATGATGATCTCTGAGCAATTACAGGCAATATTTTTTGATTTCGATGGTGTACTGGTCGACTCCACTGAATTGAAAACTCAGGCTTTTTACACTCTCTTCAAGGAATATCCACTTCAAGCCGTTGAGGAAGTCGTTGCCTATCATCGACAACATGGTGGTGTAAGCCGGGTACTGAAGATCCGCTACGCATTTGAGTCCATCCTCAAACTGCCGCTTAAAGAGGCTCATTTGAGAGAGCTGGCAAAGCGATATGAGGATCTGGTAATACAGCAGGTTATCTCAGCTCCCTGGATTTCCGGGGCCAGAGAAACCCTCGGAACGCTTACTGGTAAATACCCTCTTTTCCTTATATCAGGCACGCCGCAACCTGAACTGCGACATATTATCGACAACCGAAACATGTCTCATTACTTCAGAGAAGTGTTGGGTTCCCCCACAACTAAGATAGAACATTTACGAAGATTACTTTCTGAATATTCCCTGGAGCCACAGAGATGCATCTTTGTGGGTGATGCCCATACCGATATGTGTGCTGCTGAGACGCACACTATTCCCTTCATTGGCATCAGAAGTGAATATCAGTTCCCTGACGGGATAACTACGCTGCCGGATTGCCGGAAACTTCCAGAACTTCTGGAGCAAATTGGTGGACACTCAGCGATTGAGAAATAA
- a CDS encoding putative transporter: protein MFRAFFKSREWFVWAWGGMAVLLFSLYCQVQLTVKINKWYGAFYNMLQKATEHSVDEFWAGLLDFMYIALPYVFIATVTSYFARIYAFKWREAMTFSYVEKWQKVEEEVEGSSQRIQEDIYRFAKIIESLGLQVVRAIMTLVAFLPILWGLSSGVDLPIIRDFNGSLVWVALLVSVGGLVISWFVGIKLPGLEYNNQKVEAAFRKELVYAEDDKVNYGQTATLVELFTGLRFNYNRLFMHYGYFDVWINFFEQLMVIVPYIIMGPGLFTGLITLGVLVQVSNAFSKVRESFSIFIANWTTITELRSIHKRLREFELNIRY, encoded by the coding sequence ATGTTTCGTGCATTTTTTAAAAGCAGGGAGTGGTTTGTCTGGGCTTGGGGGGGGATGGCGGTACTTCTTTTCTCCCTCTATTGCCAGGTACAATTAACTGTAAAAATCAACAAATGGTACGGCGCGTTTTACAATATGCTCCAGAAAGCTACAGAACATTCTGTGGACGAGTTCTGGGCAGGTTTGCTGGATTTTATGTATATCGCTCTGCCATATGTTTTTATTGCGACAGTTACCTCCTATTTTGCCAGAATTTATGCCTTTAAGTGGCGGGAAGCCATGACATTTTCTTATGTTGAGAAATGGCAGAAGGTTGAGGAAGAGGTTGAAGGATCAAGTCAGCGTATTCAGGAGGATATCTACCGTTTTGCCAAAATCATCGAGAGCCTCGGGTTACAGGTTGTGCGGGCTATCATGACGCTTGTGGCCTTCCTCCCTATTCTCTGGGGCCTCAGCAGTGGTGTGGACCTGCCGATTATCCGGGATTTCAATGGCAGCCTTGTCTGGGTGGCTTTGCTGGTATCAGTCGGTGGACTGGTGATTTCCTGGTTTGTGGGTATAAAGCTGCCGGGGCTTGAATATAATAACCAGAAAGTTGAAGCTGCCTTTCGTAAAGAATTGGTCTACGCCGAGGACGACAAGGTCAACTATGGGCAGACTGCAACATTGGTCGAACTCTTCACTGGCCTGAGGTTCAACTATAACAGGCTGTTCATGCACTATGGGTATTTCGATGTCTGGATCAATTTTTTCGAGCAGTTGATGGTCATAGTGCCCTACATTATTATGGGCCCAGGACTTTTCACCGGCCTTATTACGCTGGGCGTTCTCGTCCAGGTCTCGAATGCATTCAGTAAGGTACGTGAGTCCTTTTCTATCTTTATTGCTAACTGGACCACCATTACTGAGCTTCGCTCAATTCATAAACGTCTACGTGAGTTCGAGCTGAATATCCGCTATTGA
- a CDS encoding Lon protease family protein, translated as MTIRPVPASKAVVRCDPASLPFERTSELKDTLQIVGQERALEAVEFGIGIEHKGFNLFVVGPQGTGRHTVIRSFIDQKALTIAAPSDWCYVHNFKLPHKPLALEFQNGKAAIFKKEMSDLISMMKVTLSTVFESEAVKAQMKAVQEDLKRKVDRIYREIEENAKRESIAVVKSDQGIMVAPMDGEGNILDTEQFLKLPAATRQRIDELIEKYQVELQEGMQRITQLKREAEALKLNFKRRTAGQAVSSLISTLKTKYRDREDLGNYLQEVENDIVEHSDDFLQHAEDAREHFMVMMAGTPSFDRYEVNVLVGNDSNSAPVVYEDLPTYQNLHGRIENWARMGMLTTHFTLIKPGSLHMANGGYIIIDARRLLMQPYAYEGLKRTLRSGQIRIESLERLLGLINTVSLEPQPIPLRAKVLLIGEMYLYYLLKYYDPEFDSLFKVQVDFEHAMDRSELNIEQYIALVAGMLENEELLPMDRGGMARVIEHSSRLSGDGEKLSLYLEELLAIIQEADHLARKRQGDVIVRDDVQAALDAAQRRSGRIRDRMFEAIEKGIRHIETDGEKIGQINGLSVIGLGTTYFGLPTRITALTRPGSDNEVIDIEKQVELGGPIHSKGVLILESFLRSRYLRKMPIGLRASLVFEQSYGGVEGDSASCAELCALLSSLAEAPIRQGVAITGSVSQQGEVQAIGGVNEKVEGFFDLCLSRGLTGDQGVIIPASNTAHLMLKDEVVQAIEDGTFTIWSVESVDDAIEVLTGIPAGNRLPSGSYPFKSINARVEGALKRFVLDLKSFDEPRKKES; from the coding sequence ATGACCATTCGACCAGTGCCGGCTTCAAAGGCTGTTGTGAGATGTGATCCTGCTTCTCTGCCATTTGAGCGTACCAGTGAGCTCAAGGACACCCTGCAGATTGTAGGGCAGGAGAGAGCTCTGGAGGCGGTTGAGTTTGGAATAGGCATTGAACATAAGGGGTTTAATTTATTTGTCGTAGGCCCACAAGGGACCGGGCGGCACACGGTTATTCGTTCGTTTATTGATCAGAAAGCGCTCACCATAGCAGCCCCCAGCGACTGGTGCTATGTCCATAATTTCAAGTTACCGCACAAGCCTCTGGCGCTTGAGTTTCAAAACGGAAAGGCTGCGATCTTCAAAAAAGAGATGAGCGACCTGATCAGTATGATGAAGGTGACGCTCAGCACCGTTTTTGAGAGTGAAGCAGTAAAGGCGCAGATGAAGGCGGTCCAGGAGGATCTTAAGCGCAAAGTCGACAGGATATATCGCGAGATAGAGGAGAATGCCAAAAGGGAATCTATTGCTGTGGTCAAGAGTGATCAGGGTATAATGGTCGCGCCCATGGATGGAGAAGGCAACATCCTGGATACAGAACAATTCTTAAAGCTGCCGGCGGCAACACGGCAGAGAATTGATGAGCTTATTGAAAAGTATCAGGTCGAGTTGCAGGAAGGCATGCAGCGAATAACTCAGCTCAAGCGCGAGGCGGAAGCCTTGAAACTGAACTTCAAGCGCAGAACTGCCGGTCAGGCGGTGTCCAGCCTTATCAGTACTTTGAAGACTAAATATAGGGATCGGGAAGATCTGGGGAACTATTTGCAGGAAGTCGAGAATGATATAGTTGAACATTCCGATGATTTTTTGCAGCATGCAGAAGATGCCAGGGAGCATTTTATGGTCATGATGGCAGGGACGCCATCGTTTGACCGGTATGAAGTGAATGTCCTGGTGGGTAACGATAGCAACTCGGCGCCGGTGGTTTATGAAGATTTGCCAACCTACCAGAACCTCCACGGCAGAATTGAGAACTGGGCCAGGATGGGTATGCTCACCACTCACTTTACTCTCATCAAACCCGGTTCGCTGCATATGGCCAATGGCGGGTATATCATCATTGATGCCCGGCGTCTCCTGATGCAGCCATATGCCTACGAGGGGCTGAAGCGTACCCTGCGCTCAGGTCAGATCAGGATTGAGTCCCTGGAGCGACTACTTGGACTGATCAATACCGTGAGCCTGGAGCCGCAGCCGATTCCATTGCGGGCCAAGGTGCTGCTGATCGGAGAAATGTACCTCTACTATTTATTGAAATATTATGATCCGGAGTTTGATTCGCTCTTTAAGGTACAGGTGGATTTCGAGCACGCCATGGATCGTAGCGAGTTAAATATCGAGCAGTACATCGCCCTGGTTGCAGGCATGCTCGAGAATGAAGAGTTGCTGCCGATGGATAGAGGTGGCATGGCGCGGGTAATTGAACATAGCAGCCGTTTGTCGGGTGATGGAGAAAAGCTGAGTCTGTATCTTGAAGAGTTGCTGGCAATAATTCAGGAAGCGGATCATCTGGCGCGAAAGCGCCAAGGGGATGTAATCGTACGTGATGATGTGCAGGCAGCACTTGATGCGGCCCAGCGTCGTTCCGGTCGTATCCGGGACAGGATGTTCGAGGCGATAGAAAAGGGTATTCGCCATATTGAAACAGATGGTGAGAAGATAGGGCAGATCAACGGCCTTTCAGTGATAGGCTTAGGAACGACCTATTTTGGCTTGCCAACCAGAATTACAGCTCTTACCAGGCCAGGCTCTGACAATGAAGTGATAGATATTGAAAAGCAGGTTGAATTGGGTGGTCCGATCCACTCCAAAGGGGTACTTATCCTCGAATCATTTCTGCGTTCGCGGTATTTGCGTAAGATGCCGATAGGCTTGCGGGCAAGCCTGGTGTTTGAGCAATCCTATGGCGGAGTCGAGGGCGATAGTGCCTCATGTGCAGAACTCTGTGCGCTGCTTTCATCACTGGCCGAAGCGCCAATCAGGCAGGGCGTGGCGATTACCGGTTCAGTCAGTCAGCAGGGCGAGGTGCAGGCTATTGGTGGGGTCAACGAGAAGGTAGAAGGTTTTTTTGACCTCTGTCTTAGCCGTGGGCTGACCGGCGATCAGGGAGTAATAATTCCCGCTTCCAATACGGCCCATCTTATGCTGAAAGACGAAGTTGTTCAGGCAATCGAAGACGGTACGTTTACTATCTGGTCAGTAGAAAGTGTCGATGATGCCATAGAAGTGCTGACCGGGATACCGGCCGGCAATCGCCTGCCGAGCGGCTCATATCCTTTTAAGTCAATCAATGCGAGAGTTGAAGGGGCTTTGAAAAGGTTTGTCCTGGATCTGAAATCATTTGATGAGCCTAGAAAAAAAGAGTCATGA
- a CDS encoding nitroreductase family protein, translating to MFLTVDNEKCLRDSLCILECPARILKLEDAGPILVEGGEELCIRCGHCVAICPEAAISIDGITPESCREIESTLLPDEGQAELFLSSRRSIRTYRRQPMDREILDKAISIASKAPTGSNKQPVEWLVIFDREDVKTIAAQVIDWMRVVSKHNPEVAASYNMERIIADWDEGIDRICRDAPHLVITHASKEFGIATVDCHTALAYMELILPSLGAGSCWAGYVMFAASQWEPLKEFIGLPEDHILHGVAMVGVPKFTYKRIPPRNQPKIIYR from the coding sequence ATGTTCCTGACTGTTGATAACGAAAAATGTTTGCGCGACTCACTCTGTATTCTTGAATGTCCTGCACGCATATTAAAACTCGAAGACGCGGGACCGATACTGGTTGAAGGTGGTGAGGAGCTGTGCATTCGCTGCGGCCACTGTGTCGCTATCTGCCCCGAAGCGGCTATTTCGATTGACGGAATTACCCCTGAGAGTTGTCGCGAGATCGAAAGCACTTTGCTTCCCGATGAAGGGCAGGCAGAATTGTTTCTCAGTTCGCGTCGTTCAATCAGAACGTATCGCCGGCAACCAATGGACCGTGAAATTCTTGACAAGGCTATCTCTATCGCCAGTAAGGCGCCGACAGGCAGTAACAAGCAGCCGGTTGAGTGGTTGGTGATTTTTGACAGGGAAGATGTGAAGACCATAGCGGCTCAGGTAATTGATTGGATGCGGGTCGTTTCTAAGCATAATCCAGAGGTTGCAGCTTCCTACAATATGGAGCGGATTATTGCTGACTGGGACGAGGGGATTGACCGAATCTGCAGGGATGCGCCACATCTGGTTATCACACATGCTTCAAAAGAGTTTGGTATAGCTACCGTAGACTGTCACACTGCGCTCGCTTATATGGAATTGATTCTCCCTTCGCTTGGCGCTGGCAGTTGTTGGGCCGGCTATGTAATGTTTGCCGCTAGCCAGTGGGAACCGTTGAAAGAGTTCATAGGTCTGCCTGAAGATCATATTCTTCATGGTGTAGCTATGGTTGGGGTACCAAAGTTTACCTATAAGCGTATCCCACCACGCAATCAGCCAAAGATCATTTATCGCTGA